DNA from Ovis canadensis isolate MfBH-ARS-UI-01 breed Bighorn chromosome 4, ARS-UI_OviCan_v2, whole genome shotgun sequence:
ttcttttctttgtactaTAGCTGACTTGCCTGCACTCCACAGCCTCTGATGTGGACATGGCTGCTGCCCAGGACATCAGTCTGAGGATTGTGCTGGTCGGGAAGACCGGAAGTGGGAAAAGTGCGACTGCAAACACCATCCTCGGGGAAAAAGTATTCGGCTCCAGGATTGCTGTGCAAGCTGTTACCAAAACTTGTCAGAAAGCATCCCGGAAATGGAAGGGGAGAGACCTTCTCATTGTTGACACCCCAGGGTTCTTTGACACCAGGGAGAGTCTGAGCACCACCTGCAGGGAAATCAGCCGATGTGTCCTCGCCTCCTGTCCCGGGCCTCATGCCATCGTCTTGGTCATGAGGCTGGGCCACTACACACAGGAAAAGCAGCAAACCGTGGAGTTGGTCAAGACTTTGTTTGGGGAAGCAGCCATGAAGTATATGATCATCTTGTTCACTCACAAAGAGTGCCTTGAGGACCAGAGCCTGAGCGACTTTTTGAAGGATGCAGATGTAAACCTACGAAGCCTCCTACAGGAGTGTGGAGAGCGTTGCTATGCCATCAGTAACTGCAGAAGCACAGAGGAGGCTGAGAAGGAAGCTCAGGTGCAGGAGCTGGTGGAGCTGATAGACAAGATGGTGCAGAACAACCACGGGGCTTACTTTTCTGACCCCATTTACAAAGGCACATTTGAAAACCTGAGAAAGCTGGAGGAAGTCTTGGAAAGAGATGCTGATCAACTAATAATAGAAATCCAAAAAGTGGAAAAGGAGTGTGCTGAAGCATGCGAGAAGATTATTCAGGAAAAAGATAACAAAATTAAATCACTAAATATGGAAtatgaagaaaaactaagaaacaTTCAGAAGGAGGCTCAAGACAATATATTTAGCCATGTATATGGTGAAATTATGAAGCTCCTTTCAAGAATATTCACTTTGTTCAAGAAGTAACTATTTTTTCACAGTTTACTATGGTTAGCAAAGCATCTCTCCAGCTCACTCCCTATTGCTCTCcatgcctccctcccctccaacaAATACCAACTACAAAATTGCTTAGTTTGAGCTCTGGTTCATTGGACATGGTTCAAAGACTCAAATGAAAGGAATTACAAGGCTGAAATGCATCTTGCATTGAGCATTAGCACTACCTGTGAAACACATTACACAGGCCCCTTTTGAATATTGTGTAAATATCAGCAAAGCTTCCAGTCCTCCCCAGCAGCATTGTTCTCTGGTTCATGAGAGATGAGATGATAAATTTGTTGTttttagccactaagttttgggtaatttgttacacagcagtagataaCTAGTACAAGGCGTAATGTATGTTTATGCgtatatacaaaatatttctttaaatattggcCACTCTGCTTGCCACTGGGGAAAGGAATTTCAGATTCTGGGAATCAGGGGTGGGAGGAAACTTACTTTTGACTATAGACCCTTTAATCTATTTCAGTATGTATTTTATCCAACAAATGAACAAAGAGACAAATAATAACATTTGTAATAGCCTCAAATAAACAATAATTTCAATGGCCCATTTCAAAAACAGTTGTCTTATTTgtctctgctttccttttctaGGTGCTGGCTTAAAGTTCTTCTGCCTATAAATTCAGATCGCCCTGTGCCAGAATGTTCCATTTCCCCCTGCAGATCCACTGTCTTCCCTTTTAGGTCCTTTGGCCCTGCCAGGAACCACATCCTGGGGTGCAATGTTCTCTGACTCTCTCTCAGACACCACCAGTGAGGAGGCCAACAGAGGATCCATGGGAGCCAGAGAATTAGATGAGGACATTTGTCTCCTGGATCCCTCTCTGCCCAGTCCTATCTGACCAGCTGTCACCTCCAACCAAAGGTCCAGCCACAGGCATTGGGGGCTCTCAGATCTGACCAGTAAAGTACACCTGTGTAGGAGTCCTGTCCTGCCAAGCGTGTGGTGTGTCTGAAGCAAAACTCCTGACTGTTTCCAGAGATCATAGCTTGACCTgagaatgaattttaattttcaaaaatgccCAGTCAAGTGATTCAGGTAAATGGTAAAGCTGTAAGAGGtagccataaaatgaaaagactaatTCTCTTTTAGGATCCCTAACTCTAAAGTCAATGTTTCTGGAAAAGTTTCAAATGTGTTGTGAGAAGTGGAAAGAGGGTTAGAACTCAGGCTATAGCTCAACGGGGACAAGTTTGAAGGATGGTAATAAtttgacaaaaacaaaagaaagctttgttttaaaaaagtaattgttGCAAATGCATGCATAATCTCTAGTATGTTTCTTAACACAATGGTCTTGTTTACCATTAGTTTGTCTAGATTTCtagaaaaacttaaaagaatCAGATATTTAAAGGATACAATTTGGGAAATATCAAGAAAGTATTTCTTCCCATACAATTAATAATGCCATTGCTTTCTTTGCTACCTGAAATTCTATAGcttgtttatttatcttttttattatcatctattcatttatattttcaaatttattgccATCAAAATTTATGGCACagaattctctttaaaaatgttttaatctcCTTGAATATATAGCTGCAATCCTTTTTATAATGCTTAGTATTTTTATTGTGTTCACTGTCCTTTGTATTTCAATCAATATTAGCAGAACtttgtcagtccttccaaagaattaaCTTTAGTTTTCAAATTTTGATATGCTTATTTGTGCTGTcttatatttcattaatttctgttcctttctttaCTATATCCTTTCTTCTGAGTTCATTGGTTTTACTCTGCTCTTCTTTTTTATTGCCTTCTTACATTGAAGATTATGAATTTTCATCTAAatactgctgttgttcagttgccaactcatgtccaactcttcgagactccatggacagcagcacctcaggcttccctgtccctcaccatcacccatagcttgcccaagttcacatccatggcgtcagggatgccatccaaacatctcatcctctgttgccctcttctcctgcctcagtctttcctagcattagggtcttttccaatgagttggctcttcacaccaggtggccaaattattgagcttcagcttcagcatcagtccttccaacgagtattcagaattgatttcctttaggattgactggtttgattttcttgctttccaaaggactctcaagagtcctctccaacaccacagttcaaaagtatcaattatttggcactctgccttctttatggtccaactctcacagctgtacgtgactactggaaagaccatagccttaactatacAGATCCTTGTCAGCAAAGAGATATCTTTGCTTTCTAACACACTGTCTGTAGCTTAGTCCAAAAGTTTTATCTCATTGTTATTCAGTTCTCCATGTAGTTTCATTCATTAAGAGAATTAGAAACTGCTCTGATTTCTAATAAAACATGAATTGCCTCTACTCCATTTTCACTTACATCTTTAAAATTTCAGTAAGAAGTCTATCAACGATCAGGAAATATAAAGGTAGTTTAAGGACATACACAGGGGATGAAGGGGGGCAGGCACAGAATGGGGTGGGAGCCCTGGTTTAGCCACACACGGCACTGACTTGAACTTCACACCTGTTCTAACTGGGTGGTCTTCCTTCAGCCTTCCCTGCAGGGCCAGGGCAGGGTGATGTGCAGAGAAGCAGAAAAGGCTGGTGGGGTGGGATTCAAGTCTGAGATTCTCAGAACCCTCAGCAGGGCCCTACCCCCTGAAGAACTATCAGCTGCCTTTTCACCTCGCCAGTCCCCATAACACAGGCCGTCTTCCTGCTGCTCTCCTCCCCTAGCCCCTGACTTCTGTTTCATGCATTCTGGGTCCCACACAAATCGCTGCTTTGTTTTACCCTCTATGGCCTGTGCTGAGACTCTATCCTCGACTAGGCTGAGATCTCCTCTTATAAACACCAGTGCCCAGAGCTAACCACATAGAAGGTGTGCAGTGAACACTGGTGTGAAGGAATGTGAttaaatggaacaaaatggaaagaggaGGGAAGGGTGGAATGGACAGAGCCTGTCCTGTCCATGAGCAGAGGTGGGACTTTCCATCGACTCCGGCAGGGAACCCCTTGCTCATGAGGACTTTTGTGCAGACACCATGCCCTCCATGTCCCTTATGAGATATAAACTTGCTGACAAATAGTAGCCATCGGCAAAAAAAATGTGTGAAATGCTCGTCTTGTGTGTGGTCCTGTTCTTTGGGCTGCCCCCACTGCACCCACACCCCATCCCTCCTTACAGTCTAACCAGGACCCCTTCCCTGACAGAGATCCCCCAGGCCTCCTCTCCTCTCACTGCTTCAGGTCCCCAGGGCTTTTTGAGCTGAGGTTTGAGTGATGCATTAAGGTCCCTTCTTGTCCTCAGCATCCAGGTTTTTCTGGCCAAAGCCTCAAGACCTCCtgaccaggctccctctgtcttcCAGAGCCAGCTCATCTAGAAGGGCTACCTGAGGTGTGCCAAGAAGACACCAGCAATGGTTTCCACGCCCTCTCTCTTTGGGAACCAAGGCACCAAAAGGGAGCTTGTGAGCTCTGGGTTTCCAGGGGTGAAGATTGGGAGATGAGGCATTGCCCTCAGAAATAGAATCTCACAGAGGAGGATGTAAAGATAAGCCAGATGTTCTAGAAAGTTCTCCTATGGTGTTTTCTGGTCACAGGCCGAGATATGGGAGTTCTCATCACAGACCCATACAATGCATTTTACAGTGTCCTGCTCCATGGTCAATGGTATTCTGTTTCCTAAAATTTCATCAAACTTGGATTACTTTCTCTGGACTTTGGGATCCACAAAGCACCATGTTGCAGAAGATGATCATGATGGCAATGACTATCATCATCTTTATCATTTTCCTACTTGTCCTTCTCCATGAAGcagtttatatttttgaaaatgctcttcttttcattattttaagtttCTTCTACAATCCCTGTGATATGGTCCAATTAGATATTACGATTCCTGTTAACATATTAGGAACATGAATTCAAATTCTATATTAAGGTAACACAGTTATGGAGTTGACATCTAATCCAGGCTTCTATTTTTCATATGTTCTCCTTcaaccagtcagttcagtcgctcagttgtgtccaattctttgctaccccatggcccagcacgccaggcttccctgtccatcaccaactccctgagcttgatcaaactcctgtccatcgagtcagtgatgccatccaactatatcatcctctgttgcccccttctcctcctgccttcaatctttcccagcatcagggtcttttctaaggagtcaactcttcacatgaggtggccaaagtatcggagtttcagcttaagcatcagtccttccaatgtatatttaggactggtttcctttagggtggactggtttgatctccttacagtccaagactctcaagagtcttctccaacaccacagttcaaaagcatcaattctttggtgctcagttttctttatggtccaattctcacatccatacgtgattaccagaaaaacaatagctatgactagatggacctttgtcggcaaagtagtgtctctgctttttaatatgctgtctaggttggtcatagcttttcttccaaggagcaagcgtcttttaatttcatggctgcagccatgatagcggtgattttggaacccaagaagagaaagtctgtcactgtttccattgtttccccatctatttgccatgaagtgatgggaccagatgccatgatcttcattttttttaaatgttgcattttaagccagcttattcactc
Protein-coding regions in this window:
- the LOC138439630 gene encoding GTPase IMAP family member 7-like; amino-acid sequence: MAAAQDISLRIVLVGKTGSGKSATANTILGEKVFGSRIAVQAVTKTCQKASRKWKGRDLLIVDTPGFFDTRESLSTTCREISRCVLASCPGPHAIVLVMRLGHYTQEKQQTVELVKTLFGEAAMKYMIILFTHKECLEDQSLSDFLKDADVNLRSLLQECGERCYAISNCRSTEEAEKEAQVQELVELIDKMVQNNHGAYFSDPIYKGTFENLRKLEEVLERDADQLIIEIQKVEKECAEACEKIIQEKDNKIKSLNMEYEEKLRNIQKEAQDNIFSHVYGEIMKLLSRIFTLFKK